From one Triticum urartu cultivar G1812 chromosome 3, Tu2.1, whole genome shotgun sequence genomic stretch:
- the LOC125546395 gene encoding protein H2A.5-like, whose product MSGRKSGERKKAVTRSMKAGLQFPVGRIGRYLKKGRYAERIGWGAPIYLAAVLEYLAAEMLELAGNAAKDNKKTRIMPRHLLIATRNDEELSKLLDGITIAHSGVLPNIHSVLFSKKANTL is encoded by the exons ATGTCTGGGAGGAAGAGCGGCGAGCGGAAGAAGGCGGTGACCCGGTCCATGAAGGCTGGACTCCAGTTCCCCGTCGGCCGCATCGGGCGCTATCTCAAGAAGGGCCGCTATGCAGAGCGCATCGGCTGGGGCGCCCCCATCTACCTCGCCGCCGTCCTCGAGTACCTTGCCGCCGAG ATGTTGGAGTTGGCGGGCAATGCGGCCAAGGACAACAAGAAGACCCGCATCATGCCGCGCCACCTGCTTATCGCCACTCGCAACGACGAGGAGCTATCCAAGCTGCTTGACGGCATCACCATCGCCCATAGTGGCGTGTTGCCCAACATCCACTCTGTGTTGTTCTCCAAGAAGGCCAACACGCTCTAG